The nucleotide sequence GCAACCGTAGAGAGGAATTCCTGACACAGCTGAGTTCACACAGTCTGCTTTGGACAGAGGGGTGCGGGAGAACATTTTAGGCCACATGCTGAAGGCTGTCactcagggatgtagtggaggctaaatgcaagtaagcgcagtttacccacctctgacatttcagaaatagagtttatccacctctcaaaagagtttattcaccaattgcaacttttaccatttaaaaatcacactgtattatccacattcacaatatgtacactcatcaacactctagaaaccatttaataccacttttattgttattgttatgaaCATTGggcaataacctccaccatcatcaaacatattctgaatgcctttttttaaCTCGATAccacatggcgcagtccaccttaacatgatcacagaattcatagtttacccacctcttattttaccactacacccctgctgtcaatggtgcatttttaattccattattttgcaatgactGTAAGCTTGTACAAGAATTACTTGAATTGCTCTTGaaattatttcaattatttgcCAACCACAACCACATTTCGCAATACAGGGATAGATTGAAGCTActgacaggaaaaaaaacaacaacctaGTGGTTGTTGTTAGCGTTACCCctaatactgtaggctacaactcCACAGATTCCACATCATTTCCAGTGGAgggggtgttggtggtggaCAGCTATatctatttgttttgtttttaacctcaatttgttttgctgttttgtCCATATTCTAATGGCCTATACTTTTGCCTGTTACATATGTGCAGTGATAGCCTATGGGTCATTCCacatcaattcaaccagggcccacgcacttaggtctcaaaaaattctgaaaaaattaccaggtgtacctacagtataatacacaggaaacacactgtaaaattacttttatatacgatcaatactttccaagtaACATCCAGTTTTACGGCTGTAAACCATGTAGGTGGCTCATATTTTGcctgctggtacataaataagaattgtatgtagcaaaatcatcacgtttggtctggatgatcctgcatggtcatagttGTCTCAAAGTTGTGAtcaaaattttattggagtttttggctgggctctgtttaggccttcagaagacatatttgtactcgaCATAGGCTcttaatttattttccttattgaGATACATAGAAACACTCTTACAAAAAGCAAtgcacagaaaataaattccttcagggtctgaacaacagacctcacaagtctgaataATCATTTTGGATCTCATTGCCAGAGCACCccaacaccttgtgggaatgtacaaagatttttttaaaatatttttttctttattctccatgatcccttctttttaaaaacaccaatttgacttgtctgtTATCCTTTATTTTTTATGTCCCACCCTgtacatgggcaaaatgcaccattgccACTGAAATCACTGAATCACTGAAATTGAAAAGAATATCCCGACCCCTGCTCAGGTACTCTCAGGTGATCACGTCAGAGCAAAATTTGCCTTTggttatttactttttatttactTGAGCTATGgtcttgtgaactttgacaaaaaaaaagaggccgaacaaaatcgacaccctcctccacccgtaaaactggctgtaacttgtaaagtattgatcttacatagtaattttacagtgtgtctcctgggtaacacaggtacacctggtaatttataaaaaaaaatctatctatctatctatctatctatctatctatctatctatctatcgtagCACGCCATCTAGTGTCAAAGTATAGAATTGTTaaagagtgtgttgtgttttcgaAGTCTCTGATTGGACAGTGATTATTGCTTCCTAGGGTAGAGGTCACAATTACAACACGTGTGTGTTGGTGGCTCACTGTTTTGTGTTTTACCATGGAAAGAAGTTACATCTTTATTTACGCGTCGGATTGAACTAATACTTATTACGttgtattttaattatattataaccATGTCGCAAGCCATTTCAGAAAGCAGCAGCGATGAGGAAAACGAAGCACAACAACCTAAACGTGAGTGGCTAACATGGTATACTAATGTTAGCAGGGTtaatgctttctctctctccctcatacaGTTTTGTTCCGTTTAATTTACCTGCTATTGTCAAAGTTTTGGAAATGTGTAAATAATATTTTAGCAGTTGTTATGTAGTAATGCTCAGTGACAATCTCGCATTAAACAATATGTAGCTTGTTAGCAAGCTTGCTGAAGTTCACATCACATGAGCATAGGTTTTGCATGATTAAGGTTCGCTgcaattttttttaactaggaaGAGGATACATTGAACCATGTTGACAAGCCACGGGTTTACATGGCTTATGTATATGCTACTCATAGCTTATTCATATTCGGCATCACTTGCGGTTTACAGGTACGAGGTATGAGTGTCCAGAAGACTTCACGTCAGTGTCGTACGCCCCATGCCAAAGTGCAAGAAGACAGAGCGTATTCGACGAAAACAAGGAGCTGTGGCTCATCAAGGCCCCAGTTAATTTCGATCCTCGCAGGTGAGACATTCAAACAGGCATTTTGTGCTCCCATGAGACAGAAATGTTTTTTGGTGTTTAGAATTGTCTTAGTAGAAATGTTGACACTGTAACCGTTTTCATGGTGGAGCCAATTTGGGTAATGTAGGCTAGTATGTCCTGATGTCTCATGTCAAtaaggcaaacaaacaaaaatgtagtCTTGACAACTTTGCATGCATATAAACCAGGGCCCCATGTATATCCTCCGATCTATCTGTCTATGTAATTGGTGCTGAGTAGCCCTAACTCTAACTCTCCATACCCAGTCTTTCCGGCAAGAAGTTGCCTCTGGTGGGCCTCACGACGGTTAAGACGGGCAAGGCCGGCGCTACCCAGCAGATCTTCAGTGTGCTGGGGGGACGCTCGACCTCCACGAGCCTCCGGCTTCTAACCAGCGACCCCAGCCAGCCGGACACCCACCTGTGTGCCCCAGCCTTCTCCGGTGTGCTCAACGTCTCTGAGAGCTACGGAGACTGCAGCTCCAACCAGGGCCCCATTGCTGTCCCTGCTGCCCCAGCACCTCAGCTCCCCAACGGGCTGCGCCAGCGCTACTTCCCCTTTGGGAGCAGCAGACCTGCTACGGCCCCTGCGGAGGAGGTGGTGGCCGAGGAGGCGACCGTGCCCGTCCGGCCGGTGAAGACGGAGCCGGACCACGGTCAGGAGACGCCCcggaagaggaagaaggagaaacGAATAAaggtggagcaggaggaggaagaagctGCTTCTGTGGCCGTGAAGGTGGAGCCGATGGACGAGAGCATGATGGCTGAGCAggtgacagaggagaggaaaaagaagaagaagaagaaggataaagagagagagagagaaaaggtggaGGGGGTAGTGGACCCCTGGGTAAGAGTCAAACAAGAGCCTGTGGACAGAGATGAAGTGGACTCTGAGTCTGTacataaaaagaagaaaaagaagaaaattaAAACTGATGATTAGATTTTGTgcgtttgtgttatgttttctACATATTATGGCCATGTAAACATCTACTATATTTGAAAGTGTTCTGAAACACTATTAAGAATGCACGTGTTGCATTAAGAATGTGAATAATGTGGCATAATTAAATATTGAAGACCCATTCAATAGAAATATGTATCAAATGTTGTTTTCGTTCTTCAAGGCTAAAACATACTGCCACATTGAGGGACAGGATTGTAAGTTTTTTAAGTGAAATTGatccctgtttttttgtttgtttgtttgtttgtttgtttgtttaaggcAAATGCCTACTTGACTTAGTGTCATTCACCCCCAATGAGTCAAAGGAACACAATAACCCTGTCATACCAAAAACTGCATAGGAAATAGAGGTGCAGTACGTGTCTTACACCACAAGATGGCGAGAATGCTTAGTAAACGATGGTCTCTTCTCTTCCCATTCGGTTGTAGTGGGTCGTGTAGTTGGCGCTCGTTGTCATCCTCCTATACTGCACCGGGGTATGGTCCTGTTTGCTAATGAGCAGAACCTTAGCGCCCCCACCTCCGCGCTAGCAAAAGCCCTACGCACCTACCTCCACCCTCGATGTTTAAAAGCAGCAGTCACTCGCTTTCTCTGACGCATTCATTTCCCTTGCATCTATCCCCACTGCCCAGATATTAACCCCACACCCAATCATTGTGATGGGCGTTCCAGTTATTCCATGAAGCGGTTCCATTCCAGCTCAACATTATCCAACTGTTGTTTTATGCAGCTAGGCGTGTGCATAAAACATACAATGTACTCGGAATTCAAGTCAGAGGCCCATTCATTGTAGTGTAAGCCTATTCAAAACCTGTTTTTAAAAGTGTTATTTCAGGCCTGAATGAATTAATGGTAACAAATATTTGGACAACTGAACCCTGACCCCTATCCAGGATAGGATATTCACACACGTTTGCATTCTTAGCATCTAATTTAGTCAGCAACCGTAGGGGGCATGTATGTATACTGAGAATGTGTCTAATTGTGCGTGTAGCCTATGTGACAACACCAGCGCTGCCGTGCTCAGATGACATTCGTGAGCCACATCCGCCAGCGGCACTTTTGATCTCAGGCGCGTACAACAAGGTGACATCCGGTAGCTACGAGAGACCCCCTGCCACCTGATCCATGTCTGTACGCGGACACCTAGCAGCAGCGCGTGACACCAAAGGACATCAGTCACACCTTATGCATGTCACATACACAAACGTTTCACACGCAGTCAGCCACGCCAGATTACACGACATGTGATGAGAAGACGTTGCTAGCCGCGGAACCGCGGCGTGATGAGTGTCTgtcaggggcgcctgcaggaattaatgctaa is from Alosa alosa isolate M-15738 ecotype Scorff River chromosome 15, AALO_Geno_1.1, whole genome shotgun sequence and encodes:
- the polr1g gene encoding CD3e molecule, epsilon associated protein, with product MSQAISESSSDEENEAQQPKRTRYECPEDFTSVSYAPCQSARRQSVFDENKELWLIKAPVNFDPRSLSGKKLPLVGLTTVKTGKAGATQQIFSVLGGRSTSTSLRLLTSDPSQPDTHLCAPAFSGVLNVSESYGDCSSNQGPIAVPAAPAPQLPNGLRQRYFPFGSSRPATAPAEEVVAEEATVPVRPVKTEPDHGQETPRKRKKEKRIKVEQEEEEAASVAVKVEPMDESMMAEQVTEERKKKKKKKDKEREREKVEGVVDPWVRVKQEPVDRDEVDSESVHKKKKKKKIKTDD